One genomic window of Salmo salar chromosome ssa12, Ssal_v3.1, whole genome shotgun sequence includes the following:
- the LOC106564901 gene encoding zinc finger protein 787-like: MCTLQMLRVFLNERLTAAAVEIFGAVEKTVAEYQEENDNLRRLLRITPDINLCRKESLQLSVAVSEDEVPPGQQRCEQEWRPSLQQEDLEPTQIKEEQEELWTCQEEDISVFKLPRVKSKCDQENPQSFTLPQTQTVEIIDSNSEPVDLPHFVTVTHLEGLDIPCDPPDNQNYSHSSSVSGDPVGLRLLSPFHHSPPLDPNLSMGEHCSKPSTTSRKIHCCSDCGETFALKADLLEHVTLTKKRPSECHLCKKHYNSTCKLKAHIRFCHVERPCTCPFCGKTFKLKGHLSRHMRIHTGEKPFGCGDCGKSFIQKGDLRRHVLTHTGEKPFSCRDCGKSFNRKGNLTEHLRTCT, encoded by the exons ATGTGTACATTACAGATGTTGCGCGTGTTCTTAAATGAGCGTTTAACGGCGGCTGCTGTGGAGATTTTCGGGGCAGTTGAGAAAACGGTAGCCGAGTACCAGGAGGAGAATGATAATCTGCGTAGACTGCTGCGGATAACCCCGGACATAAACCTATGTAGAAAAG AGTCCCTTCAGttatctgttgctgtctctgaaGATGAGGTTCCCCCTGGGCAGCAGCGCTGTGAGCAGGAGTGGAGACCCAGTCTGCAGCAGGAGGACCTAGAACCCACACAGattaaagaggaacaggaggaactCTGGACCTGTCAGGAAGAAGATATCAGTGTGTTCAAATTACCTCGTGTGAAAAGTAAATGTGATCAGGAAAACCCACAGTCCTTTACTCTTCCCCAAACCCAGACAGTGGAGATCATAGACAGTAACTCTGAACCAGTGGATCTCCCACATTTTGTCACTGTTACCCACCTAGAGGGTCTGGACATTCCATGTGACCCTCCAGATAATCAAAACTATAGCCACAGCTCATCTGTAAGCGGTGACCCAGTAGGACTTAGGCTGCTGTCACCATTCCATCACAGCCCACCACTGGATCCCAACCTATCAATGGGGGAACACTGTTCCAAACCGAGCACCACGTCTAGAAAaattcactgctgctctgactgtggtgaAACGTTTGCTCTGAAAGCtgacctgctggagcatgtgacTCTCACCAAGAAGAGACCCAGCGAATGCCACCTCTGCAAAAAACACTACAACTCCACCTGTAAATTAAAGGCCCATATCAGATTCTGTCATGTGGAGAGACCCTGCACCTGCCCCTTTTGTGGAAAGACCTTCAAACTCAAAGGACATCTGTCCAGACATATGaggattcacacaggagagaaaccatttggctgtggtgactgtgggaagagcttcattCAGAAGGGGGACCTAAGGAGGCATGtactgactcacacaggagagaaaccttttagctgtagagactgtgggaaaagcttcaatcGGAAGGGGAACCTAACTGAACATTTACGGACTTGCACATAG